The DNA region CCAGATTaaataaagtatataaattatataaattaatatacttTTCAAACTAGAAATTTAGAAGGATGCTAgctattatttcttttcttcctgcTCATCTTCATTATTAAAGGGGGAAAGAAATCATGCCAGATTAAACCAGTCTATTGGCACATAAATTGTCATATCATCAGACATCGGCCCAATGTTGTTGTGCCTAAATTCTGTCATCTCcgggaacaaaaaaaaacaatcatcatcTTCTGGAATATCCATTTTTCAACCACGATGACTTAAGATGACACTATAGCCTTTAGATTTTCTTGTAACACTAAGGGGGATACTAAGAAATTTTTGGTaatcatctttattttttatggataaatgTTAGTTAttggtttgttaattttttttaatgaaaaaattcgAATCCATGATTTTTCTCTCCCTCCCTTTCTCCTTAGgtcaaccttatatctcctaggcatctttattttattttatgtaccaTTGACTTGTGCTCCATGTCTTGTAATTATAAGCCTAAACAATCTAAGTTTTATGACAAAGACAATCCAGAACGCTAATTAGTTGTATCAGTCATTATTGTTCCATTCTATGCACAAGAGAAAGTTGGACCTTGTTTTTGgaattactttaatttattgcatGTGTATTAGGAAgaatatttcaacaatatacTGAGTCCAAAACGCAACAGTCCAAACAAGTATAGAAGTGCCTTGGAGAACTACTCTGGTGGGGatgtatcatatatatatagcagTTGATGATGGTTGTAAATAAAAGCCTAACCAAATTATTAAGGGACCACACGCACCAGACACAGGTATTCCAGGTACAACAACTTGCATTGCCTGCATTCTAGGCTTCCCGCATGTTTGAGAAGGAAAGAGCAAAGAGGTCACAGATATTAGGTGATGAAATGCAAAACTTTTAAGGTTATCATTGTTTCTATATTAAGTAACGGACAAAATGCTCTCTTGTGTTTTTAGCACTTTGCAACAATGGACAAatcttaggtacccaaatttcaaatttgaataaaCATGAGTGTGTTGTTGTGTATATATATCAAGGGAGTCCATGAGATGCTACTATATATGGTACAATATTGATAATGATGTATTTATTGTTGATTTTATTATAAACGTTAGGAGgtaattaaatatatcaaatagtgtcaaataaatattaaaacggCTTACGTTTACATTTAAAGCAGAATAATAATCACTATATATTAGAGTTCTCCAATATATTAGATTATATGTATACACAACTCACAATAGTTTGTATATGTTCAAACTTTGAAAATCTGAGCATTGGAGGTGGAAAAGAAATACGCCAGTTGACATTTGACAATGCGTCAATGCCATTTTATGCTGCCAAATGATTCAATATTTTTGAAGCAATAACTGCACTTTTTCAATAAAAAGCATCACCTTTTTTTTCAgctacatttaattaaaaataaataaacattccACCCAACCACAGAATTTAGTCTACATACTCTTGCATTAAACTTTACTTGTTGGTTGATTGAAAACCATGAATtcatgataatattaattgtcaaatatcaaatacattatttaaaagTGTCCTTATCTAGAAGATTAATGTTGCATTGTTTAAGTTAAATTGAAACTTCCTAATTTGCATTGATGACCATATAAACCATATGAAGATATCTGGAatcaactttttaaaaagtGACCACTGATTACACTTTAGATATGTGGTTGGTAGGGGGAGGAGGGATGGATTTTAGTGTCCAATTTAGCTATCACCATATATTGACCATCCAATTTTTATCTTGACAGTGAAACGGTCCAATATGGTCAACAGAAAACACTCAATGACTGAAGAGAATCTAAGTACGTATCATTAATCTCCaataatagaagaagaaaacataATATGCGACAAATcaatacaataataattaacaaaaaaaaaggtaacaCCATTCAGAATAGGGCCCTTCTTATCTGCAAGCTGCAATTTGTTTGAGATATAGTTAACTCCACGATAGCTGAAGTGACTCCACTTAATAACActacataatttaattaattaacttataatgaaaatttaatttgaacaaTCATTCGAGTTGGAATCATATTTGTCACGGATTTTGTTTCCATTGTGGTAATTTAGCCAAAGTTACCATTCTGTTATTGGCCCTAGTACATGGCAGAAAAAGGGTGACTCGAGATTCCCAACTTGCAACTATTGTGTGAAGTGTGAACGCAGAGGATAAAGGAGAAAAGAGATTCTTCAGTTGTTGCTTGTTCCAACCGAAAAACTGTATATATCATTACTCATTAGATCATCTGGTATATTTATGTGTATGAAAACAACAAAGGATGTTGTCATAAAACAGGGTAAAGAGAGAGACAGACAGGGGGACCAGTCATACATCAGCAGGAACATGGTTGGATTGACTAAAAGGTGTctcaaaaatctaaaatatactATTACTAGTGCGTGTTTGGGTTAATTGCTGTAAAGTTAATGtcatttatgtttaaatatttttattctaaaagtgAATTAGtagaattatttttatccaaCTTAAAAGCTACTTAGCCTGTGTTTTATTTACGTGGTGGGTTCTGAAAAATCCCATAAAATACGACAATAGTTGGCCGCATCCCGCAGGACATTGTTGATTCAACCTTAATAGGGAAATTTAATCGATCTGAATAGTGTTTGGACACACGTCCAATACGCACGTAACCAATAAAAATCATGTCAAATATGCTAATCTTATGCCGAAGCAAGAGTGTGTAGCTTCTAAAGGATGCACGCTGTTTGTTTTGACACATCACACAATTAATCACAAGTTTAAAGTTACTTCAACTTTTAACATGAAACTAATGTGAATCATCTAATGTGAATCCAAATttcaagaaatatatataattagagtGTATCCCGTTCTaacaacataaatttttttaaaaatggatgtgaagttattttaagaaaaggaaatgaaaaaaaattgtttttatttttatttttcagcacCCAGAAACCAGAAATCGAGACGTGGGAAGCTGCTggacaaattttataaatatataaattattacattctcTTATCGGAAATCATGGAAGAATCTCTCATATAATGTTGTATATCATTCCAACTTTTGAGTTGCCCCTGTGTCTCATTTTCACATTTTAAAGAGTTAGAGCATCCGTTCTGTCTCTAACAGTGTTTGTAGAAAAAGGGGTCAGTTCTTTGGACTTGAAGTGTTCAAACATTACAATGCACATGGGGGAGATATATTCATATTCTTACTTACTAGTGTAAGAAGAAGAATCAATCATCCGTGACGTTTCTTTGGGCAACCAAAATGGCAAACCAAGTTTTCTTCCATTTCCGTGTATGGaactaaaattcattatggccgaaggaaaaaaatttagttgaatGTCCCCATTGCCAGACAAAGCTGCACTGGTTACCTTGGTACTTGCTGCACCCTATGTGATGTGCCTTTGTCAATGCCCAAAGTAATGCTACTATTAGATGATTAGGGAACAGTCTCTTAGCTTGCATCAATATCATAAGTagcaaaaaattaaagtgaacacacgtaaaatttaaaagtgaaattatttaactttaagttgtaaaatattatgaatatatatgatatatatatatatatagagagagagagagagagagagaaaatgattcttttaaaaaatactattgatTTTAACCAAATAAAGCAAAGAGATACAaaactttaaaacaaattaataaacaaaattctTTCGCTCACCAACGAGGATTGGATTTAGTGAAATGAATTAGTTTTCCGCAACATAGCGAATCATCAATATTTGAATCTTTGCTTAAAAATGTGTCATTTTTAATATTGAACAATATTTGGAACAAGATTGTCTTTCAAATATAATGCTTcaaaaaaataagacaaaattCTTTTACTTCAATGATATTAATAAAGTTCAGAAATATATTTCCAAATTTTTATGCCATGCTTAATTAGAGCTGTGGAAAGAAAATTAGGGAGgagaatttttcaaatttgaaataaagaaaaatagaaagaaaaaaattgaatattttattaaaagtcaattattttttcccatttttttaaaataactatgttgtttttcatatatttaatttctctatttcttttttttttaattaacaagtcATTGGTTCAAGTGGTATTAAATTTCGTcttgttaattcttaattaaggTTTTGGATTCAAATCCCGtggatgaaaaaatatatgattgaaAGGAAAGAACTCCATTAATGATGATAAGTCAAGTTCTTtgactaaaattatttatcgaCAAAGTTGGTTGATACACATACTAATAAcatggtaataaaaaaaaatataaaacaaacatgATTTTTGCGGATTAACTCGTGTGCAATCTTACTTTTTATCAGATTCGATGCAAATTTGATAGACTCATGAGTTTAGTATCAAATTAGTGAgttgacaatataaaaaaataaaccaaaacataagttattttaaattattttctatatatttaaaattcaagaTACATTGATTGTGTCTTTCCTTAATGGAATAACCTTTACCTCTAACATGTTAAACTCTCGTGAAAACCACACCAAACCCTCAATTTGATCCAGCCTTGaagttgtcattttcttcaGCCCCCAATCACGAATCACAATATTATTTCTCAATTGGAGATCACGCTTTGCTTTAGCCTCTAAGTCACAATTTGCTCTTCTCCCAGGTCCAGTGAAAGCATGATTTGATGGAACTCTGTTTCTGGTGAAGGCCCCATTTCTAATGAAGGATTTATTTTGTAAGTTGTTGTTCATCCTTTTTTGTTTAGTAAGGTGTGATTTGCTCTTGAGATTGTTCATTGCACTATTATACATGAAGATGATGATATCAACTTTGCAAAATATGATTATTCATGGTGAGTTTATATAGACTCTCAAGTTTgataactttaattataaatgataaaatgaaataaaataaagttaatctTTACAAAATATGATTATTCATGGTGAGTTTATATAGACTCTCAAGTTTgataactttaattataaatgataaaatgaaataaaataaagttaaagagaatgaaagtaattttagaataataaaaaagtgttaCATTATCTTTGGTTGAAATGAAAATATgaccattaaaaataaatggagTGGAAAGATGAAAAATGTGTTTTGTTGAGATGAAAGTGgtgtaaactttttttaaaaaaaagataaattccaCACATAAgacttttcttgaaaaaaaaaagtgaagaaagaagatgaaatCTATAATATAAAGGGAACAATAAGATATTGACTTATCATTTTTAGAAAATCACTCTTGTGATGCTCACATATGTAATTTGAGTTACACACAATTTATTCTCTTATAATATATGATGTGTTtgatttaacattaaattaaacaGACACATTTTTATGtaagttttgtaaaaaaaaaaatgtttttgatttaataattttttgagatttttttgaCAGTAAACCAAACAAACACATGTTTAAAATGTAAGAGATTATGATAACATCATTGATTAATCTtgtgcatatttatattttttatgttaaaaagaaATTGGAAAAATGAATATGAGAGGTGGCAGTCACCAAACAAAGGAACAGGCTGTGGCCGAGTGGGACCTTGGTGGAGATAGTGACCGGACCTAACTGGAGGCAAGGAGCGTGGGGTCGTAGCTGCCCTCATCTTTGAATTTTTGGTCCCGACCATACCAGAACTCCTTACTCTGTTTCTGTGCATGTGTGTGTGAACCAAATCATTCTGCACCCTAACCGTTAGGCCCTGTTAaatgttaatgttatatattctCGCCGCCCCTATTCAATTCAATGCCCCTTTGTTTGGTTGTCCCCTTTCATTTCTTAGTTCTTACATctacataaatattatatatgcataATCAATGTTCCAAAAGGCTCATCATCGTCATGGGAAAATCGTTCCTGGTTTATAATTCTCTTCATGAGTAAATGTCAAGGCAGAATTTCACATCAAATTTATTTCACGTGATCATGCCACGCAAGGCAATActagctagttttttttttttttttttatgtcttctTATCATACAatcttaaaactttttttatgttatctatgtaatctttaaaaaaggaaaaaagatgacaaaattgtatttttgtttcccAATTTGTCTCTATTTTGGTTTCCCTTTAAGATTATAGATGAATTTTATTCTCCTATTTTATCTAATCACACAATCTTAGTTCCTAAATTTAGAATTGGACGTTTGATTGTTATAAAGAAATATTGACTGCCACGTATCACGTTCTTATTGGATGGTTGACTGTTACAAAGGAATATTGACACTCAcgtatcatatttttattgaatgtttAACTGTTATAAAGGAGTATTGATCGTCACTTATcacgttcttattggatgatgaaTGTCATGTGTCATGTTTTGATTGGATAATGACAACAataatgcattttatttttcatgaatttgatATTCAATCATAACATAACACGTGACACTCATCTAATAAGAACGTGACACGTGAAAGTCAACATTGAACATTCAATTCTGGATTAAGGAAACAAGATTGTGTGATTGGATAAAAtttgtcaataattttaaaggaaccaaagtcaaaattaaaaacaaattgggagacaaaaatgcaattttacccaaaaagaacaaaaactaaTGCGTGCCAATAACTATTGTTATTTATTGTTAAAGAAAGCCAACTACGATTACGGAAAACAAACATGCATGCCAACAACTATTACGACCAAAAACGAAAGAGTATGCCAACTAGTACTCCTATTCCTATTACTTAAGAAAAATGCCAAGTACTTATGAGTTATTGAAGAGTATAATACACttgtttattttcttgtcactttttaaactattttgttctatataataatagaaaatatcacaaaatatgcGTACACTACTACAACTGTGAAGAAGGCTTGGTTTAATTTATGACGTTCAGGTAAAACGATAAAaataactagtttttttttctcaaaaaataaaattaaaatatatactacTTTCTCAATCATGATTAAGACCATTACCTCTTGGCTGGCCGAGAAGATCGAGTCCTTAGTGGTGCTTCTCtgcttcatttataaaatttgtttggCTTTCTAGCCGTTTTAACACTGttggttaattaattttctaaacttgcatttttttttaatttatcgcTAGATTCCcttgaaaaattatgaattttgagTTAAAAATCAGTACATGGTGACGGGAACACAGTTTTGAAAATCATTCTGACAATAAATTAGTAGTTTAAAATGTCAttaaaattttggattcaatttttgtttttttacgcAATAACAGcactgaaatttgaatttaaaatctcATGTAAAGTAAACTACTTAAACTATTACTATTAGGTCAATCTTAGTAAGTTGGGTTCAAAATTTTAATCACcaatttaataacaaatattagaaaaaattgGGTTATTATTCAATCTAAATTATATatcttataacatttttttgcaCAAATGAGACAATACTTAGATTTTTAGATTCTCTTATTGtgtttattatctttaaaatttgaaaatctgCAAGACGTGAACAGCAGGttcttgggttttttttttttttttttttttttttttgtaacgtACCTCTTGCATTGACACCTCCATTGAATTGTTAATTATGCAAATCAGTGTATAGTGTTGCAAAATTAGGGTTAATTTGGTGAATTCAGCAAAAAGGTTGTAAAGCCAGGTATGCTCCAGGCTGAAGCAAACAAGAAAGAGAGTATCCTATAAATTATTCCAATTAATTAACGAAGAATTTCCAATCTGCCAGCACTGCCAGTATCCAGTGTCTCTTTGTCAGCCACCAAACGTAAACAATcctcacaaaacaaaaaaaaacaataaatactttacattatttaatttcaCCATATACATAATTACATAGCATATACTACTAGTATTACATTTAAATAACCAACAAAGGTGAATCTAATTAGTAAAAAATTGTttcatattctaaaaaaaaagagtttaattttgaatgaCGCCAACAACTTATTGattttacacttttatttttaagcatTTATTAAGCTTTGAAGTTTATTATAACTTTGATGAGTGGATGCAACTCAGGTAAGTTTtgttccaaaaaaatattacatttaaataataataacgaaaaaacaatgaaaagccaaaacataaattaaaaaaaataaaaacagagtgacagagagagagagaggttggAAGAAAAAACGAAGAGAAAACGAGAGAGAAGATAGATAGATAGTAGGAGGAGAAGAGAAAGCATTCAAAAACGTTCGGAAAAAAACGGAGAGAGGGCATTGTTCCCATCGGAAACCCTAGCCAACCGCCTCCGTCTTTCATGGCGTTTTCCTCCTCCGCCTCCGTTGCCACGCGATCTCTCCGGCGACGTTGAACTTCCTCTCCTCGATTTTCCCGCCGCCGGAAATGTCTCCGGCGCCGGCGAAGAACCCAATGTTTTTGGTGTCAGATAGGGAGCCTCACGCGCTAGATCTCTCCGTTTTTTACTTTCTAACAAACTaaataactaactaattaattaactgACGAATCTATTGCGACGATCGTAACTAAccgcggcggcggcggcggcggcgatgGGGAAGGGAGGGCATTGCTTCTTCGAGAAGCTTCGGAGGTGCGTTCGGACGGTTTTTTTCGTGGTGGCATTGGTGGCGTCGCTCTCGGTGACGTCGCTGCCGGTGGTCGTCGCGGTGGTGGACGTGTTGGTGCCGTGCGTTTTGATCCCGAACTTCACTTGCGTCATGTGTTACAGCATCAAGGATCATTTTCACCGTTACGCTTTCAAGAGTTCCTTCACGGATATTCCTCTCATTTCCGTCATAAGATCCCTTATCATTCTCTGTATGCTTCGTTCTAAGTAACAAATTTACTTTATCACAACAATTTTTGttcttcaaatcattattttgttCTAATACATGCAGTTTATACtgttctaattcaaattttattggtTTAGATAACCAGTAGTATCATATTCAGTTGCTCTACCTCAAACCATAGagtttaagtttaagtttaTCGGAAATTGCGGGGTTACCTTTTTTGTCACTCTTatggataaaataaatatcgtCATTATTGTGTAGAATGAAGTGCCTGTGTATAATGGGGTTATAATCTTTTCATGTTGGGTAGTGTAATTctcatgttttgtttgtttttctcttgtGATTGTAGGTGTTTATTCCGTTTGTGATGGTCCTGCTCTCTCACATGGTCCTTACCTTGGAACTGTGACTCTGTGCTCCTTTCTGTCAATTGTTCTCCTTTCGGTCAAAGCTTGTGTTTTCACCGTAAATTCCCATATTGAAGCGGAGGCTTCGGTTTCCCTCAGGAAGCATAGACTCCATTTGAAGAAGCCATGGGGAATGCCTGTCTTGTTTCTTTCATCAGTTGTGTTTGCCCTTGGTCATACTGTGGTTGCTTATAGAACCAGCTGCAGAGCACGCAGAAAGCTCTTGTTTCATCGAGTTGACCCTGAAGCTGTTAGTTTAAAATTGCTTTCTAGTCTCTCTTTAATTTCTCGGGCTAGTGCTTTTTACTTCTTTGGTTTAACTTCTTTTTGAATTAAACAAAAAGTTTAATGCTTATGCAGTGACAGTGTAAAACAGTTTTACActatcattcaatcacaaatcactatttgaattatttttagataattattttaaaaatcaacaaactcatCATACTTGGTGGGTTGTGATTGGATGACTGTGTATAACTTTTTACACTGTCAAATGTAATACTACGGACCTGcttaaaagaaaaggagaacTTATTTATAGTGTACCGTAGGTACTTTCAgtgttgtttttttatcaaaattgtcACCCTGTAATGCTGACCTTTACTGAGCCTGAAGTAAAAATCCAATATTGATCGAAAAATAGCACCAAAAGAACCTCTGGTACTGTATAAGGTTTGTCTCAAAAAGAATTTCTGAAATCAATAAGACTTGTATTGgtgacttttaaattttattttactttggcAATGCACATGCAAAAGACTACACTAAATTCTTTGAGTAATCAAACAGGTCCTATTGTGCAAAAATGTTTTCTCTGGCTATCCAAAGGTCCCACGCTCTCCAACTCCTTCTGCTGGGAGAACCCCCAAAAGTGACTGTGAGATGAGGCGAAGACCTTTTGGGACAGCTCGTGATGAAGAACTGCTTGTTAGATTGCTTGCAAACTCAGACAGCTTATTCATTACATGCCAAGGACTTACACTCCATCACAAGCTCAGCTTGCCTGGTTCGCCCCCGCATACATTGTCGTCAATGTCCTGCGTTGACCCCAATTCTAGTTGCAGCACTTCATCAATGGCTGCAGGTTTAGCAAAATCTAATAAACATTTGCCAAGTACCTCTCCAAATATCCAGCCACAGCTATACAGAAGCTATAGCAATCAATTCCATGGCTCATCTCTACATGTTCCTCTATTGGATGGTCCTATGAATTCTATTATTTCTGAAAATATCCCTGTTTTTCACCTAGATGGTGTTTGTGAAGATGAAACTAGTAAATTGAATTTTCAATCTCTGCAGCAAGATTTAGAGAGTATTGATCAATTAGGTATTGTTTTAGTACATGGGTTTGGTGGAGGAGTCTTCTCTTGGAGGCATGTGATGGGATCTCTAGCTCGGCAGAGTAATTGTACAGTTGCTGCATTTGATAGGCCTGGTTGGGGATTAAGCTCAAGGCCTCGCCGGGAGGACTGGGAGGAAAAAGAGTTGCCTAATCCTTATAAGCTTGAAAGTCAGGTGAGAATATGTATCATCTGTGCAAGTTGTTTTAGAAGACGTTTTGTTATTTCTTCTTCCTTGTCTTGATTAAATAACTAAACAAGTATTAAAGACATGTTGTTTATCTGGGGTTGTATCAAAATGCTACCCATTCCAATATGAAGTCAAATTCTTGTTTCCAAGGCTAAGAGCTAATCAAATGTTGCATATCTGATATTGCTGTTAATTGTGCTTTAGTGGTCGgaagattaagaaaggaaatcTTATGTGGGTTAGGCATCATGGATTAAACCTTCTAAAGTAGGAAAAAAAGAATAGAGAGGAGACAGGCAGCACAAACATATAGTAGGGTAGCCCTTTTTCTTTGGAATTTATATTCATCACCCAAACTTTTTTGTAACTATCcgttatttgtcatttttttaatccatgttTCATCTGAAATTGAATATCTGAAAGATGTTTCTTTCCAGGTTGACCTGCTTTTATCATTCTGTTCTGAGATTGGATTTTCTTCAGTGGTGCTAATTGGTCATGATGATGGAGGGTTGCTTGCCCTGATGGCTGCACAAAGAATTCAAACATCAATGAATTATTTCAATGTGAGTATTTCTTCTTGCTTGATTTTGGGTAAGAAGATGACTTAGTGATTATGATTGGCCTAATTATGATGCTTTTATTCGAATGTAATTCACAATATGATTTTGGAAATTCGGCAACAACATAAGGTGTTTTTGTAGCTGTATTCTTTGTATTTTTCTCGTGGTATGTGTGATCACATACCTATTGAATCTTCATCAATGCATGTTTTAATTAAACATTGttgatttgaaataattgatgTGCAGAATGCACAATTGATTTTATTTCAAGGTTTGATCTGTTTTGTGTCCATTCAGGTTAATTTGAAGGGGATTGTATTGCTAAATGTTAGCTTGTCGAGGGAAGTGGTTCCATCCTTTGCAAGAATCCTTCTGCATACCTCACTTGGAAAGAAGCATTTGGTTCGCCCTCTATTAAGAACAGAAATCACCCAAGTGGTGAATCGGCGGGCTTGGTACGATTCTACCAAAATGACACCAGAAGTTTTGACTCTCTACAAGGTATGCCTTTACCTTAAGCTTTATTTGCATGATATAAATAAGAATTGCCATGTCTTTTATAAGTTCCAATTTATGAACTGAAAGAAGAAATTATATGGAAGGAATGCTGTACAATGAGCTATAACAAATTTAGT from Glycine soja cultivar W05 chromosome 8, ASM419377v2, whole genome shotgun sequence includes:
- the LOC114422430 gene encoding uncharacterized protein LOC114422430, coding for MGKGGHCFFEKLRRCVRTVFFVVALVASLSVTSLPVVVAVVDVLVPCVLIPNFTCVMCYSIKDHFHRYAFKSSFTDIPLISVIRSLIILCVYSVCDGPALSHGPYLGTVTLCSFLSIVLLSVKACVFTVNSHIEAEASVSLRKHRLHLKKPWGMPVLFLSSVVFALGHTVVAYRTSCRARRKLLFHRVDPEAVLLCKNVFSGYPKVPRSPTPSAGRTPKSDCEMRRRPFGTARDEELLVRLLANSDSLFITCQGLTLHHKLSLPGSPPHTLSSMSCVDPNSSCSTSSMAAGLAKSNKHLPSTSPNIQPQLYRSYSNQFHGSSLHVPLLDGPMNSIISENIPVFHLDGVCEDETSKLNFQSLQQDLESIDQLGIVLVHGFGGGVFSWRHVMGSLARQSNCTVAAFDRPGWGLSSRPRREDWEEKELPNPYKLESQVDLLLSFCSEIGFSSVVLIGHDDGGLLALMAAQRIQTSMNYFNVNLKGIVLLNVSLSREVVPSFARILLHTSLGKKHLVRPLLRTEITQVVNRRAWYDSTKMTPEVLTLYKAPLSVEGWDEALHEIGKLSSETILSAKNAESLLQAVGDIPVLVIAGAEDSLVTLKSCQAMASKLVNSRLVAISGCGHLPHEECPKALLAAISPFINRLLSASDSQRQ